TAGCATCTCTCTGATTCATTTTCGTGTTTGTCGCATCCGACGAAGTCGGTGTTGCCGCAAAGCCTGTCACTGTCAAACCCATGATGGCCAGACAGAAAACCAAAGCCTTTATCATAAAACCTCCTTGCTAGTGTTTTTCACCAGTAGCACTTTGTGATTTCTTGCCGGAAGCACTCTTGCCTTCTCGGCTATTTTCTTCAGAGCTAGAAGAAGAACCGCTTTCAGACGATGCCTCTTTTTTAACTTTCAATTGATTGCTGACGTCTTTCACGCCGCTGATGTCTTCTATCAGCTCTTCGGCGAGGCGTTTCATACGTCGGTCGGCAACGTTGCCGGTCAAACTGACTTCGCCCTCTTTAACTTCGACTTCGATATCGGAAGCATCGATGTCGCGGTTCCATGTAAGCGCTTCGTGGACTTCTTCTTTAATGCGCTCGTCAGAGCGCTTGTAGCCTTTAGGGCCTTTGCCATAGAAACCACGCTGCTGCTGTTGAGAAGACTCATTCCAGCCGCCACCAGTTCTGCTGTTGCTGCCAAAGTCTTCTCGGCCGCTGGCATAAGATCGATTGCCAGCGTAATCCGGGCTACTGTAACCCTGCCCGCCGAATTCTCGACGGCTGTAAGTTTCGTTGGAACCTCCAAAGTAGGGTCTGTCCCAGGATCCCCGGTAAGATTGACCGTAACTGTGATCGTTGCGATCGGATTGACCGAAGCCTCTTTCGTCTCGTGAAAAACGGCGGTCGCGGGCTTCATGAGGGTCTCTATCTTGTCTGGTGCTGCGTGCGTCGCCATAAGTTCCTCTGCGCATATTGCGTTCGTGGTCTCTATCTTGGTGTCTCATGAAATCCTCCTTCATTGTTTGATACATGATGAAGCGACGGTAAGCCCAAGTGAATTCTAAGCCAAGTCTTGAGGATCGACTGTTTCAATAAACAGGTGTCGTCAAAAAAAGAAAAACCCCGAATGAAAATAACTGTTGTATTTCATTCGGGGTTTAAGGATTTCTTAAAACTGATTTAACTACTTATTCAAACTCGTTTGAATTTCCTGAGCGCGCGACAAATGTTTTTCAACGTGTGCCTTTGTTGCCTCGAGGTATGTTTTTAATTCAGGACTTTGCGCTGCGGGAATCAGTTTAGTATTCAAATCGTCAAGCAATTGCTGATGCATGCTGATTTGCTGATCGATATAAGCTTTATCGAACTCTTTGCCTTTAAAGTTTTTAAGTTCTTTCTCTTTTCCTTCAGCCAAGCTTTTCAAATCTCTTGAAGCCGTGCTGTCCTCAGGTTTTACCTTGGCCTTTTTAGCGACGTCTTTAGACTCTTTCTCATTTTTCTTGTGCTCATCGATCATCTGTTTTGCAAAGTCTTTAACATCTTTGTTTTCAGCTTTGGATTTTGCCATTTTAGCGAGGTCAATTTCGCCGTCATTGGCCGTCTTCATCAGCTTCACGATTTTCGCATCCGTCATTGTTTCTTCCGCTTGCGCGAAGGCCATGGAAGCTCCGCCCATCAAACCTGCAACTGCTAAAGTCAGTACTAAATTCTTCATATATATCTCCTTGCGTGTGTTGTAAAAAATATCAGCCAACACCATAAACTGAACTCTTTCGCAAAAGTCCCTTTTTATGTGAACTTTAAAAGAAGAGTCCTGCAGAACTTGCCGAATGGCATCGGAGACGCCGCATTTTGTTAGATGTCTAACTTTGAGACAGTTGTATTCGAACTGATCGCCCATAGGAATAGGCACTCCAATTGCTTCGAACAGGTTACCAACCAAAGAAGGTAGAGGTGGACGTATGTTGCGATGGACTTTATTAGTATCTGCGATGGTATTTACACAACAAAGTATGGCATCTTGGGGAGCTTCGCCTCTCGATCGTGAACTAGTAACTAGTTCTTATCGCCAGCAATTTGATGGGATTCAGAATCAAGTTCAGGTCAACGAACTTCGAAAGTCTGCGGATGGCATCGAGGTCGACATGAATGCCGCAACCGATGTTAGTCAAATCATTGATAAAAAGTATGGCGATAAGTGCGAAAACTTTGCTGGCGACGGCGAGTTAAATAAATGGGGTCAAGCGATCGAAAAAGAATTCGATAAGGACAGGCATCAGGCTCTTTACGGTGGTCCTTCTGATGTTCGCCGTTTATGCCCTAAGTATGACGAATTAAATGATGAAGATAAAAAAGGTCTTTGGGTCCTTATAATCTCTGCAATGACCCACTATGAAAGCACTTGTATCGTTTCAGAATCGGCACGTGGCCCCCATGGTACCGCGGCAGGTTTATTACAACTGCACAGAGGCAAAGAAGCTAATTACTCTTCAGGCTGCCGCAATGGCGACTCTAATACAGCGGAAAGAAGTATCATTTGTGG
The sequence above is drawn from the Bdellovibrionales bacterium genome and encodes:
- a CDS encoding BON domain-containing protein, producing MRHQDRDHERNMRRGTYGDARSTRQDRDPHEARDRRFSRDERGFGQSDRNDHSYGQSYRGSWDRPYFGGSNETYSRREFGGQGYSSPDYAGNRSYASGREDFGSNSRTGGGWNESSQQQQRGFYGKGPKGYKRSDERIKEEVHEALTWNRDIDASDIEVEVKEGEVSLTGNVADRRMKRLAEELIEDISGVKDVSNQLKVKKEASSESGSSSSSEENSREGKSASGKKSQSATGEKH
- a CDS encoding DUF4142 domain-containing protein, producing MKNLVLTLAVAGLMGGASMAFAQAEETMTDAKIVKLMKTANDGEIDLAKMAKSKAENKDVKDFAKQMIDEHKKNEKESKDVAKKAKVKPEDSTASRDLKSLAEGKEKELKNFKGKEFDKAYIDQQISMHQQLLDDLNTKLIPAAQSPELKTYLEATKAHVEKHLSRAQEIQTSLNK